A genomic segment from Desulfonatronum lacustre DSM 10312 encodes:
- a CDS encoding class I SAM-dependent methyltransferase, with translation MSRKEPPITERINKEQAAVYDRWHETEAGTFALAQEKRLLQHFMAPWIRRQQKLLEVGCGPGRFLQFFWESGFDVSGLDASPAMLELARERLGNRAELHLGQAEHLPFRDKEFDVVALLTLLEFCPDPEPVLQEALRVARKAVLVTFLNKHSLYALARRSGLRRKKNGFLRNVRWFSWWEIRSLLQEQAGPRPMIAQSVLIGPQRTWSAKSCWRKLNCRLWPPFVGAYAGVRCDLVGDAPLTPIMAWKEKAKLRPMEQPASSGANRNKENG, from the coding sequence GTGAGCCGAAAGGAGCCTCCCATTACCGAGCGCATCAACAAAGAACAGGCCGCAGTTTACGACCGGTGGCACGAGACCGAGGCCGGAACCTTTGCTCTGGCCCAGGAAAAGCGGTTGTTGCAGCATTTCATGGCGCCCTGGATCAGAAGGCAACAGAAGCTGCTGGAGGTGGGATGCGGGCCGGGGCGGTTTTTGCAGTTTTTTTGGGAGAGCGGGTTCGACGTCTCCGGGCTGGATGCTTCCCCGGCCATGCTGGAGTTGGCCCGGGAACGCCTGGGGAACCGGGCCGAATTGCATCTGGGGCAGGCGGAACATTTGCCGTTTCGGGACAAGGAATTCGACGTGGTGGCTCTGCTGACCTTGTTGGAGTTCTGTCCTGATCCGGAACCGGTGCTGCAAGAGGCCCTGCGCGTGGCCCGGAAGGCCGTCCTGGTCACCTTTCTGAACAAGCACTCTCTGTACGCCCTGGCCCGACGCAGCGGCCTGCGGCGGAAAAAGAACGGGTTTCTCCGCAATGTCCGCTGGTTTTCCTGGTGGGAAATCAGGTCCCTGCTCCAGGAGCAGGCCGGGCCGCGGCCCATGATCGCGCAATCCGTGCTCATCGGACCGCAGCGGACGTGGTCGGCCAAATCTTGCTGGCGCAAGTTGAATTGCCGTCTCTGGCCGCCTTTTGTCGGCGCGTATGCCGGGGTGCGCTGCGACCTGGTGGGCGATGCACCGCTGACCCCCATCATGGCCTGGAAGGAAAAGGCCAAGCTGCGGCCCATGGAGCAGCCGGCTTCTTCCGGCGCGAACCGGAACAAGGAGAACGGATAG
- a CDS encoding type II toxin-antitoxin system Phd/YefM family antitoxin has product MKSMAVGELKTHFSEVIKAVQQGEEIVISYGKKREHLAVIIPYSKYKKKNRIELGTLRGKASYTIKDDFAMTSEELCGS; this is encoded by the coding sequence ATGAAAAGCATGGCCGTTGGCGAACTCAAAACGCATTTCTCCGAAGTCATCAAGGCCGTTCAGCAGGGTGAGGAAATCGTGATTTCCTACGGGAAAAAACGAGAACATCTTGCCGTGATCATTCCCTATTCCAAATACAAGAAAAAGAACCGGATCGAACTCGGCACGTTGCGGGGAAAGGCATCCTACACCATCAAGGACGATTTTGCCATGACCTCGGAAGAGCTTTGCGGGTCATGA
- a CDS encoding type II toxin-antitoxin system VapC family toxin — protein sequence MNYLVDTHYIIWSLLDPEKIRQEHRQVLTDSDSAKFVSSISFWEISLKYSLGKLDLVGVSPEEMLTAACKAGFHLLESDGEDMASAYRLPFVEAHKDPFDRLLIWQCIRNNMTLITADSAIKAYTAFGLKLA from the coding sequence ATGAACTACCTCGTGGACACCCACTACATCATCTGGAGCCTGCTCGATCCGGAGAAAATCCGGCAAGAGCACCGGCAGGTCCTGACGGACTCTGATTCGGCGAAATTCGTCAGTTCGATCAGTTTTTGGGAAATCTCCCTGAAGTATTCCCTGGGTAAGCTGGATTTGGTCGGCGTCTCGCCGGAAGAGATGTTGACCGCCGCTTGCAAAGCCGGGTTCCATCTGCTGGAATCGGACGGAGAGGACATGGCTTCGGCCTATCGACTTCCCTTTGTTGAAGCCCATAAGGACCCCTTCGATCGGCTGCTGATCTGGCAATGCATCCGCAATAACATGACACTGATCACGGCCGACTCCGCCATCAAGGCATACACGGCCTTCGGCTTGAAGCTGGCTTAA
- a CDS encoding cell division protein FtsX, producing MFRIVFKLMLQGVTDIRRHPWIQVLTLAAVTLVAFLGGLFLLVLHNLDLELQRAGGDIQFQIYWQPEAEQEQVRTQWDALRELEHLAEIKTFSGDQALDLLMQRLGGTGDFVWLQGHNPLPATALLTFSVLDDDQQTWAKATYLHLESLEGVEKVSFNPLQLDLARGWARFSNQVIWPLILFLGVVLALVVGNTIKLSQLHRRNEVEILRLVGAARWYIQLPMLVSGAVLGLLGGILALLMLKGVQLSLRDLLHFPPLWLRLDYLPSSQTLAFLAVLVVMGFLSSWVALREK from the coding sequence ATGTTCCGTATCGTGTTCAAGCTGATGCTCCAGGGAGTGACGGATATCCGTCGTCATCCCTGGATCCAGGTACTCACTCTGGCTGCCGTGACCCTGGTCGCCTTTCTGGGCGGGCTGTTCCTGCTCGTGCTGCATAATCTGGATCTGGAGCTGCAACGCGCCGGCGGGGACATCCAGTTTCAGATCTACTGGCAGCCGGAGGCCGAACAGGAACAGGTCCGGACCCAGTGGGACGCCTTGCGGGAGCTGGAGCACCTCGCGGAGATCAAGACTTTTTCCGGAGACCAGGCCCTGGACCTGCTCATGCAGCGACTCGGCGGGACCGGGGACTTCGTCTGGCTGCAAGGCCACAATCCCCTTCCGGCCACGGCTCTGTTGACCTTCTCGGTCTTGGACGACGACCAGCAGACCTGGGCCAAGGCTACTTACCTGCACCTGGAATCTCTGGAAGGCGTGGAGAAGGTCAGCTTCAATCCTCTGCAATTGGACCTGGCCCGGGGCTGGGCCCGATTCAGCAATCAGGTGATCTGGCCGCTGATCCTCTTTCTCGGAGTGGTCCTGGCCTTGGTTGTCGGCAACACCATCAAGCTCTCCCAACTGCATCGCCGCAACGAAGTGGAAATCCTGCGCTTGGTCGGCGCGGCCCGGTGGTACATCCAACTGCCCATGCTCGTCTCCGGCGCCGTGCTCGGCCTGTTGGGCGGCATCCTGGCCCTGCTGATGCTCAAGGGCGTCCAGCTCAGCCTGCGGGACCTGCTCCACTTTCCCCCCCTCTGGTTGCGCCTGGACTACCTGCCGTCCTCCCAGACCCTGGCTTTTCTGGCCGTCCTCGTGGTCATGGGCTTTCTGAGCAGTTGGGTGGCGTTAAGAGAGAAATAG
- the ftsE gene encoding cell division ATP-binding protein FtsE, producing MISLRHVSYSFGTQWALKNISLEVRKGDFLFLVGPSGAGKTTLLRLLHGAIPLKRGQGSVAGFDLHALKARRIHLLRREVSVVFQDFKILPERTVFANVALALEVRNMPRTHTERRVRAVLRGLDLENKMHVPCAQLSGGEQQRVAIARAVVVGPQLLLADEPTGNLDRELAMRLMSIFLQFHAHGTTIVLATHNQEILACVPDAKILHLEDGAVNWTNWDMDAPT from the coding sequence ATGATCAGCCTGCGCCACGTTTCTTACAGCTTCGGGACCCAGTGGGCTCTGAAGAACATCTCTCTGGAGGTTCGCAAGGGCGATTTCCTGTTCCTGGTGGGGCCCAGCGGCGCGGGCAAGACCACCCTGCTCCGCCTGCTCCACGGCGCGATACCGCTGAAGCGAGGCCAGGGGAGCGTGGCCGGGTTTGATCTTCATGCCCTCAAGGCCCGGCGGATTCACCTCCTCCGTCGAGAGGTAAGCGTTGTGTTTCAGGACTTCAAAATCCTGCCGGAACGCACCGTGTTCGCCAACGTGGCCCTGGCCCTGGAAGTGCGGAACATGCCCCGCACCCACACCGAACGGCGGGTCCGGGCGGTCCTCCGGGGCCTGGACCTGGAAAACAAGATGCACGTCCCCTGCGCCCAACTCTCCGGCGGCGAACAACAGCGGGTGGCCATCGCCCGGGCCGTGGTAGTGGGGCCGCAATTGCTCCTGGCCGACGAGCCCACCGGCAATCTGGACCGGGAACTGGCCATGCGCCTGATGAGCATCTTCCTCCAGTTTCACGCCCACGGCACGACCATCGTCCTGGCCACCCACAACCAGGAAATCCTGGCCTGCGTGCCGGACGCCAAGATTCTGCACCTTGAGGACGGGGCCGTGAACTGGACCAACTGGGACATGGACGCTCCCACATGA
- the ilvD gene encoding dihydroxy-acid dehydratase has translation MRSETMTKGLEKAPHRSLLHALGMTRDEMRRPLIGVVNSANEVVPGHIHLHTISRAVKDGIRSAGGTPMEFPVIGICDGLAMNHPGMHYSLPSREIIADSIEAMAMGHPFDALVCIPNCDKVVPAMLMAMLRLNIPAILVSGGPMLAGAWQGKAVDLISVFEGVGKVRKGQMTQEELDELETCACPGCGSCSGMFTANSMNCLSEAIGLALPGNGTIPAVTAARIRLAKQAGAQVMELLAQNIRPRDIVTPAAVRNAVTADMALGCSTNTVLHLPAIFAEANLDLNLGIFDELSRSTPNLCRLSPAGSDHIEDLHRAGGIPAVLAELAKADLLDLSVQTVTGASLGDNLRTLGATVLDNQVIRPITAPYSPEGGIAILKGSLAPDGAVVKQSAVAPEMLVRTSTARVFEGEEEAVAAILEGRINPGDALIIRNEGPKGGPGMREMLTPTSAIAGMGLDKDVALITDGRFSGGTRGAAIGHVSPEAVEGGPIGLVQEGDRIEINIPGRKLNLLVDEKELTARRAAWKPRQREITSPFLRRYARLAASAAQGAVFTG, from the coding sequence ATGCGCAGTGAAACCATGACCAAAGGCCTGGAAAAAGCCCCTCACCGCTCCCTCTTGCACGCCCTGGGCATGACCAGGGACGAAATGCGCCGCCCGCTGATCGGCGTGGTCAACTCGGCCAACGAAGTGGTTCCAGGCCACATCCACCTGCACACCATCTCCCGGGCAGTCAAGGACGGCATCCGCTCCGCCGGGGGCACGCCCATGGAGTTTCCGGTGATCGGGATCTGCGACGGCCTGGCCATGAATCATCCGGGCATGCACTACAGTCTGCCCAGCCGGGAAATCATCGCCGACTCCATCGAGGCCATGGCCATGGGCCATCCCTTCGACGCCCTGGTCTGCATCCCCAACTGCGACAAGGTGGTTCCAGCCATGCTCATGGCCATGCTCCGGCTGAACATCCCGGCCATCCTGGTCAGCGGGGGGCCCATGCTGGCCGGAGCGTGGCAGGGCAAGGCCGTGGACCTGATTTCCGTGTTCGAGGGCGTGGGCAAGGTGCGCAAGGGTCAGATGACCCAGGAAGAACTGGACGAACTGGAAACCTGCGCCTGTCCAGGCTGCGGGTCCTGCTCGGGGATGTTCACGGCCAACTCCATGAACTGTCTGTCCGAGGCCATCGGCCTGGCCCTGCCCGGCAACGGAACCATTCCGGCCGTGACCGCGGCCCGTATCCGGCTGGCCAAACAGGCCGGGGCCCAGGTCATGGAACTGCTCGCCCAAAACATCCGCCCCCGGGACATCGTCACCCCGGCGGCGGTGCGCAACGCCGTGACCGCGGACATGGCCCTGGGCTGCTCCACCAACACCGTGCTCCACCTGCCGGCCATCTTCGCCGAGGCGAATCTGGACCTGAACCTGGGCATCTTTGATGAACTCAGCCGCTCCACGCCGAACCTGTGTCGACTCTCTCCCGCCGGCAGCGACCACATCGAGGATCTGCACCGGGCTGGAGGCATCCCCGCTGTCCTGGCCGAACTGGCCAAGGCCGACCTGCTGGACCTTTCGGTCCAGACCGTCACCGGCGCCAGCCTCGGGGACAACCTCCGGACCCTGGGCGCGACCGTGCTTGACAACCAGGTCATCCGCCCCATTACCGCGCCCTACAGCCCCGAGGGCGGCATCGCTATCCTTAAAGGCTCCCTGGCTCCGGACGGCGCGGTGGTCAAACAATCCGCCGTGGCCCCGGAAATGCTGGTCCGCACCTCCACGGCCCGGGTCTTCGAGGGCGAGGAAGAAGCCGTGGCGGCCATCCTCGAAGGCCGGATCAACCCCGGCGACGCGCTGATCATCCGCAACGAGGGCCCCAAAGGCGGCCCCGGAATGCGCGAAATGCTCACCCCCACCTCGGCCATCGCCGGGATGGGCCTGGACAAGGACGTGGCCCTGATCACCGACGGCCGATTCAGCGGCGGCACCCGGGGCGCGGCCATCGGCCACGTCTCCCCGGAAGCGGTGGAAGGCGGTCCCATCGGGCTGGTTCAGGAAGGCGACCGCATCGAAATCAACATCCCCGGCAGAAAGCTGAACCTGCTGGTAGATGAGAAGGAACTCACGGCCCGCCGCGCGGCATGGAAACCCCGACAACGCGAAATCACCTCCCCCTTCCTCCGCCGCTATGCCCGCCTCGCGGCCAGCGCGGCCCAAGGAGCGGTGTTCACCGGATAA